In Haloterrigena turkmenica DSM 5511, a single genomic region encodes these proteins:
- a CDS encoding MutS-related protein translates to MRLEEYWGVGPKTRATLVEELGRDRAIEAIESGDVRALADAGLARGRATRILRRATGGDGMDVLATSDARSAYKELLDLAVEHAVTQRAADRIRVLTPLTDREAMEDRLDDVLAARDAWAALETDDREAVLAAYDRYDERAGSERAAVEAALALLEAGVDSGPFAAIADLERDRLAEAAEALAALDGDRGRVREGADEDLDRLREALGAVEDMDANALELIEELRSDGVRDVGQFREAFEDHLLTETAVTADRVRDAMPTDATDATDFVGATLRTLRSDLTDAIDEHEETVASDLEATLEETSDAVERAVSAVDDIALHLSLARFALEYDCTRPTFIEAPEAAVSVVNARNLTLAAVDDESVQPVTYALGDHGVTEVPTDVNAVPGEERVSVLTGANSGGKTTLLETLCQVVLLAMMGLPVPADRAEVTPVDALVFHRRHASFNAGVLESTLRSIVPPLSAGGRTLMLVDEFEAITEPGSAADLLHGLVTLSVDRDALGVFVTHLADDLEPLPPEARVDGIFAEGLNPDLELLVDYQPRFDTVGRSTPEFIVSRLVANADDRGERAGFETLAEAVGNDVVQRTLADARWTETKSD, encoded by the coding sequence ATGCGACTCGAGGAGTACTGGGGCGTCGGGCCGAAGACGCGGGCGACGCTGGTCGAGGAACTGGGACGGGACCGCGCGATCGAGGCGATCGAGAGCGGCGACGTGCGGGCGCTCGCGGACGCCGGCCTCGCTCGCGGCCGGGCGACGCGAATCCTGCGCCGAGCGACGGGCGGCGACGGGATGGACGTGCTGGCGACGAGTGACGCCCGATCGGCGTACAAGGAACTGCTCGATCTGGCGGTCGAACACGCCGTCACGCAGCGCGCGGCCGACCGTATTCGCGTGCTGACGCCGCTGACCGACCGCGAGGCAATGGAGGACCGGTTGGACGACGTCCTCGCGGCCCGGGACGCCTGGGCCGCACTCGAGACCGACGACCGCGAGGCCGTTCTCGCGGCCTACGACCGCTACGACGAGCGCGCGGGGAGCGAGCGCGCCGCCGTCGAGGCCGCGCTCGCCCTGCTCGAGGCCGGCGTCGACTCGGGACCGTTCGCCGCCATCGCGGATCTCGAGCGGGACCGACTCGCGGAGGCCGCCGAGGCGCTCGCGGCGCTGGACGGCGACCGCGGGCGAGTGCGGGAGGGCGCCGACGAGGACCTCGACCGCTTGCGCGAGGCGCTCGGCGCGGTCGAGGACATGGACGCCAACGCCCTCGAGTTGATCGAGGAGTTGCGGTCGGACGGGGTTCGCGACGTCGGCCAGTTCCGCGAGGCCTTCGAGGACCACCTGCTGACCGAGACGGCGGTGACCGCCGACCGGGTTCGCGACGCGATGCCGACGGACGCGACCGACGCGACGGACTTCGTCGGTGCCACGCTGCGAACCCTCCGGAGCGACCTCACCGACGCGATCGACGAGCACGAGGAAACCGTCGCGAGCGACCTCGAGGCGACCCTCGAGGAGACGAGCGATGCCGTCGAGCGGGCCGTGTCCGCCGTCGACGACATCGCCTTGCACCTCTCGCTGGCGCGGTTCGCCCTCGAGTACGACTGTACCCGGCCGACGTTCATCGAGGCCCCCGAGGCCGCCGTTTCCGTCGTCAACGCCCGAAACCTCACCCTCGCCGCCGTGGACGACGAGTCCGTTCAGCCGGTCACCTACGCGCTCGGCGACCACGGGGTGACTGAGGTACCAACAGATGTGAACGCGGTTCCCGGCGAGGAGCGCGTCTCCGTGCTCACCGGAGCCAACAGCGGCGGGAAGACGACGCTGCTCGAGACCCTCTGCCAAGTGGTCCTGCTGGCGATGATGGGGCTGCCCGTCCCCGCCGATCGGGCCGAGGTGACGCCCGTCGACGCGCTGGTCTTCCACCGTCGCCACGCGAGTTTCAACGCGGGCGTCCTCGAGTCGACGCTGCGCTCGATCGTACCGCCGCTGTCGGCCGGCGGGCGCACCCTGATGCTGGTCGACGAGTTCGAGGCGATCACCGAACCCGGCAGCGCGGCCGACCTCCTACACGGGCTGGTGACGCTGTCCGTCGACCGCGACGCGCTGGGCGTGTTCGTCACCCACCTCGCGGACGACTTAGAGCCGTTGCCGCCGGAAGCGCGGGTCGACGGCATCTTCGCGGAGGGGCTGAACCCCGACCTCGAGTTGCTGGTCGACTACCAGCCCCGCTTCGATACGGTCGGGCGGTCGACGCCGGAGTTCATCGTCTCGCGACTCGTCGCGAACGCCGACGACCGCGGCGAGCGCGCGGGCTTCGAGACGCTCGCGGAGGCGGTCGGCAACGACGTCGTCCAGCGAACGCTGGCCGACGCCCGCTGGACGGAGACGAAGAGCGACTAG
- a CDS encoding DUF6735 family protein: MGHRALVAYRRPDQRYDLRYSHWGGEDVALGDRISAETPLGDGDVDGDLLAEAIDRDRLLIEYLDPCCYEALYVVEPGGDYHVTAYRVCWLEWPDGRDGGRGAIVAVENDAADRRVRTWFRATKTTLADVVEMGVLSWRAARTYLEARICEDEDGAVYTYGASDTDTVDYTPSSDEWFDEDGRDGRERTERWDPNEDGEERSR, encoded by the coding sequence ATGGGGCATAGAGCGCTCGTCGCCTACCGGCGACCGGACCAGCGGTACGACCTCCGATACAGCCACTGGGGCGGCGAGGACGTCGCCCTCGGCGACCGGATCAGCGCCGAGACCCCGCTGGGCGACGGCGACGTCGACGGCGACCTGCTCGCGGAAGCGATCGACCGGGACCGACTCCTGATCGAGTACCTCGACCCCTGCTGCTACGAGGCGCTGTACGTCGTCGAGCCCGGCGGCGACTATCACGTCACGGCCTACCGCGTCTGCTGGCTCGAGTGGCCCGACGGACGCGACGGGGGTCGCGGCGCGATCGTCGCCGTCGAGAACGACGCCGCGGACCGTCGGGTACGGACGTGGTTTCGCGCGACGAAGACGACGCTCGCCGACGTCGTCGAGATGGGCGTCCTCTCGTGGCGCGCGGCCCGGACCTATCTCGAGGCCCGGATCTGCGAGGACGAGGACGGCGCGGTCTACACGTACGGCGCATCGGATACCGACACCGTCGACTACACGCCGTCGTCCGACGAGTGGTTCGACGAGGACGGGCGGGACGGACGAGAACGAACCGAGCGCTGGGACCCGAACGAGGACGGCGAGGAGCGGAGCCGCTAG
- a CDS encoding HAD family hydrolase, whose product MDAAYDAILFDNDGVLTTPTDREVLIDAMHDAFAAVGVVDPPSEHVRTVMGPSVDSLREVADAHDVDPHELWTAREHAAVAAQLEEIEGGRKRLYDDVGAVANLDGVATAIVSNNQHETIGNIVSHFDLDWLDTWYGREPTVKGIDRKKPTPYYLELALEELDVEDALFVGDSWVDVEAADAAGVDAAFLRRDHVEGVGLPREPTTEIESLEEIPRLL is encoded by the coding sequence ATGGACGCAGCCTACGACGCAATCCTCTTCGACAACGACGGCGTGCTGACGACGCCGACCGATCGCGAGGTGCTCATCGACGCGATGCACGACGCCTTCGCGGCCGTCGGCGTCGTCGACCCGCCGTCCGAGCACGTCCGGACCGTGATGGGGCCGAGCGTCGACTCGCTGCGCGAGGTCGCCGACGCCCACGACGTCGACCCCCACGAGCTCTGGACGGCCCGCGAACACGCCGCCGTCGCGGCCCAACTGGAGGAGATCGAGGGCGGGCGGAAGCGGCTCTACGACGACGTCGGCGCGGTCGCCAACCTAGACGGCGTCGCGACGGCGATCGTCAGCAACAACCAGCACGAGACGATCGGCAACATCGTCTCTCACTTCGATCTCGACTGGCTCGACACCTGGTACGGCCGCGAGCCGACGGTGAAGGGGATCGATCGCAAGAAACCGACACCGTACTACCTCGAGCTCGCGCTCGAGGAACTCGACGTCGAGGACGCGCTGTTCGTCGGCGACAGCTGGGTCGACGTCGAGGCGGCCGACGCCGCCGGGGTCGACGCCGCCTTCCTCCGCCGCGATCACGTCGAAGGCGTCGGCCTCCCGCGGGAACCGACGACCGAGATCGAGAGCCTCGAGGAGATCCCCCGCCTGCTGTAG
- a CDS encoding SRPBCC domain-containing protein: MNQIEAFEEIDAPPDVVWDVLLEFDGYPALNPFARAVGGTLRGDGSRRLRTEPSDRHETAFGPTIVRAEPERRLVWRDRLAVPFAFDGYREVRLEPTEDGQTLLLHRETDRGALVPLLFDRDALERRFAATNAAVRDRAERRIAAVA, translated from the coding sequence ATGAACCAGATCGAGGCGTTCGAGGAGATCGACGCCCCGCCCGACGTCGTCTGGGACGTCCTGCTCGAGTTCGACGGCTACCCGGCGTTGAACCCGTTCGCCCGCGCCGTCGGGGGGACGCTCCGGGGAGACGGCAGTCGGCGGCTGCGAACCGAACCGTCGGACCGTCACGAGACGGCGTTCGGACCCACGATCGTCCGCGCCGAACCCGAGCGGCGACTCGTCTGGCGCGACCGACTCGCCGTTCCCTTCGCCTTCGACGGCTACCGCGAGGTACGCCTCGAGCCGACCGAGGACGGTCAGACCCTGCTGCTCCACCGCGAGACGGACCGCGGCGCGCTCGTCCCGCTGCTGTTCGACCGGGACGCGCTCGAGCGGAGATTCGCCGCGACGAACGCCGCTGTCAGGGACCGCGCGGAGCGTCGGATCGCTGCTGTCGCGTAA
- the katG gene encoding catalase/peroxidase HPI — protein MTWSNQDWWPDLLRVDILDDNTVDASPYGEDFDYAEAFQQLDYEAVKADIEDVMTTSQEWWPADYGHYGPLFIRMAWHSAGTYRTLDGRAGASGGLQRLPPESSWPDNVNLDKARRLLQPVKRKYGRKLSWADLMVLAGNVALESMGFETFGFAGGREDAFKSNEAVEWGPETEWETTSPERYRDGEVGDLKDPLANTVMGLIYVNPEGPYGEPDLEGSAKNIREEFSRMAMTDEETVALIAGGHTFGKVHGADNPDTNLGPEPEAAPIDQQGLGWQHEGSEDKTGGLDVITSGIEGPWNASPIQWDTGYVDNLLDHEWEPHKGPGDAWQWRAKDEADLESAPDAQDSSETQLPMMLTTDVALKHDPDYREVLERFRENPNQFREAFAKAWFKLLHRDMGPPERYLGPEVPDETLIWQDPVPDADYELVGEAEIDELEAEILDSDLSVPQLVKTAWASASTYRDSDKRGGANGARIRLEPQRNWEVNEPEELETVLSTYEEIRGEFNRTRSDDVTVSLADLIVLGGNAAVEQAAAEAGYDVDIPFEPGRTDASQEQTDVESFEALEPKAEGFRNYLGGEYDDLYDSPEERLIDHAHLLTLSVPEMTVLAGGMRALGATYGDSGRGAFTDEPGVLTNDFFANLLDMGYDWEPVSEDRERFEVRDRDTGDVEWEATRFDLIFGSNARLRALADAYGADDGEEEFVRDFADAWSKVMTLDRFDLE, from the coding sequence ATGACCTGGTCCAACCAAGACTGGTGGCCGGATCTGCTGAGAGTAGACATCCTCGACGATAACACCGTGGACGCCAGTCCGTACGGCGAGGACTTCGACTACGCGGAGGCGTTCCAGCAACTCGATTACGAGGCGGTGAAAGCGGACATCGAGGACGTGATGACGACCTCTCAGGAGTGGTGGCCGGCCGACTACGGCCACTACGGGCCGCTTTTCATCCGGATGGCGTGGCACAGCGCGGGGACGTATCGCACGCTCGACGGCCGCGCTGGCGCGTCCGGCGGCCTCCAGCGCCTCCCGCCGGAGAGCAGTTGGCCGGACAACGTGAACCTCGACAAGGCCCGCCGCCTGCTCCAGCCGGTCAAGCGGAAGTACGGCCGCAAGCTCTCGTGGGCCGACCTGATGGTCCTCGCTGGGAACGTCGCCCTCGAGTCGATGGGCTTCGAGACGTTCGGCTTCGCCGGCGGGCGCGAGGACGCGTTCAAGTCCAACGAGGCCGTCGAGTGGGGGCCCGAGACGGAGTGGGAGACGACCTCGCCCGAGCGCTACCGCGACGGGGAGGTCGGCGACCTCAAGGACCCGCTCGCGAACACCGTGATGGGGCTCATCTACGTCAACCCCGAGGGGCCGTACGGCGAACCGGACCTCGAGGGCTCCGCGAAGAACATCCGCGAGGAGTTCTCTCGCATGGCGATGACCGACGAGGAGACCGTGGCGCTCATCGCCGGCGGCCACACCTTCGGGAAGGTCCACGGCGCCGACAACCCCGACACGAATCTCGGCCCCGAGCCCGAGGCGGCCCCCATCGACCAGCAGGGCCTCGGCTGGCAGCACGAAGGCAGCGAAGACAAGACCGGCGGACTTGACGTCATCACGAGCGGTATCGAAGGACCGTGGAACGCCTCGCCGATCCAGTGGGACACGGGCTACGTCGACAACCTGCTCGATCACGAGTGGGAACCCCACAAGGGGCCCGGCGACGCGTGGCAGTGGCGGGCGAAAGACGAAGCGGACCTCGAGTCCGCGCCGGACGCCCAGGACTCGTCGGAGACCCAACTGCCGATGATGCTGACGACGGACGTCGCCCTGAAGCACGACCCCGACTACCGAGAGGTCCTCGAGCGCTTCCGGGAGAACCCCAACCAGTTCCGGGAGGCGTTCGCGAAGGCGTGGTTCAAGCTCCTCCACCGCGACATGGGACCGCCCGAGCGGTACCTCGGCCCGGAGGTCCCCGACGAGACGTTGATCTGGCAGGATCCCGTCCCCGACGCCGACTACGAACTGGTCGGCGAAGCGGAAATCGACGAACTCGAGGCGGAGATTCTCGATTCGGACCTCTCCGTCCCGCAACTGGTCAAGACCGCGTGGGCGTCGGCGTCGACGTACCGCGATAGTGACAAACGCGGCGGCGCGAACGGCGCACGGATCCGCCTCGAACCACAGCGAAACTGGGAGGTAAACGAGCCCGAGGAACTGGAGACGGTCCTTTCGACCTACGAGGAGATTCGGGGCGAGTTCAACCGCACCCGCTCCGACGACGTGACGGTCTCGCTGGCCGACCTCATCGTGCTGGGGGGCAACGCGGCCGTCGAGCAGGCAGCGGCCGAGGCCGGCTACGACGTGGACATTCCCTTCGAACCGGGCCGCACGGACGCCTCACAGGAGCAAACCGACGTCGAGTCCTTCGAGGCGCTCGAGCCGAAGGCCGAGGGCTTCCGGAACTACCTCGGTGGCGAGTACGACGACCTGTACGACTCGCCCGAGGAGCGGCTGATAGACCACGCGCACCTCCTGACCCTGTCGGTACCCGAGATGACGGTGCTGGCCGGAGGCATGCGCGCGCTGGGTGCGACCTACGGGGATTCCGGTCGCGGCGCCTTTACCGACGAACCCGGCGTCCTGACGAACGATTTCTTCGCGAACCTGCTCGATATGGGCTACGATTGGGAGCCGGTCTCGGAGGACAGAGAACGCTTCGAAGTCCGCGACCGCGACACCGGCGACGTCGAGTGGGAAGCCACCCGCTTCGACCTCATCTTCGGCTCGAACGCTCGGCTTCGAGCGCTCGCGGACGCCTACGGTGCCGACGACGGCGAGGAAGAATTCGTCCGTGACTTCGCGGACGCCTGGAGCAAGGTGATGACGCTCGATCGCTTCGACCTCGAGTAA
- a CDS encoding amidohydrolase family protein, with the protein MERTGTILRGHEFEPVEGRVVIGDDGRIEAIEEAAVESGDIILPAFVNAHTHIGDSIAKEAGGGLSLEELVAPPDGLKHRLLRQASQAELAAAMRRSLQFMQESGTAACLEFREGGVEGVETLERAVAGLEIDPIAFARGSIDAMHAGDGFGASGANDANFDAEREATREAGKPFGIHAGEVDESDIDPALDLEPEFLVHMVHPEPHHLERVAEQEVPIVVCPRSNLVTDVGLSPYAELSERTTLALGTDNVMLNSPSMFREMEFLAKLSELPATEILRMATINGAEIADLEYGLVEPGREARLLVLDGDSHNLAGARDPVRAVVRRAGVDDVREVVLGSMTV; encoded by the coding sequence ATGGAACGAACGGGGACGATCCTCCGGGGTCACGAGTTCGAACCGGTCGAGGGACGCGTCGTGATCGGCGACGACGGCCGGATCGAGGCGATCGAAGAGGCCGCCGTCGAGAGCGGGGACATCATCCTGCCGGCGTTCGTCAACGCCCACACGCACATCGGCGACTCGATCGCGAAGGAAGCGGGCGGCGGGCTCTCCCTCGAGGAACTCGTCGCGCCGCCGGACGGGCTGAAACACCGCTTGTTGCGACAGGCCTCTCAGGCGGAACTCGCCGCCGCAATGCGCCGCTCGCTGCAGTTCATGCAGGAATCGGGCACCGCGGCCTGCCTCGAGTTCCGCGAGGGCGGTGTCGAGGGCGTCGAGACGCTCGAGCGCGCGGTAGCGGGGCTCGAGATCGATCCGATCGCCTTCGCGCGCGGCTCGATCGACGCGATGCACGCGGGCGACGGCTTCGGCGCCAGCGGCGCCAACGACGCCAATTTCGACGCCGAGCGCGAGGCGACCCGCGAGGCGGGCAAACCCTTCGGAATCCACGCCGGCGAGGTCGACGAGAGCGACATCGATCCCGCGCTGGACCTCGAGCCGGAGTTTCTGGTTCACATGGTTCACCCCGAACCGCACCACCTCGAGCGCGTCGCCGAGCAGGAGGTCCCGATTGTCGTCTGTCCGCGATCGAACCTCGTGACCGACGTCGGGCTGTCGCCGTACGCGGAACTCAGCGAGCGGACGACGCTCGCGCTCGGCACGGACAACGTGATGCTCAACTCGCCGTCGATGTTCCGGGAGATGGAGTTCCTCGCCAAGCTGTCGGAACTGCCGGCCACCGAAATCCTTCGGATGGCCACGATCAACGGCGCCGAGATCGCCGACCTCGAGTACGGCCTCGTCGAACCGGGACGGGAGGCCCGACTGCTCGTCCTCGACGGCGACTCGCACAACCTCGCCGGCGCTCGCGACCCCGTCCGGGCCGTGGTCCGACGGGCCGGCGTCGACGACGTCCGTGAGGTCGTCCTCGGTTCCATGACCGTCTAA
- a CDS encoding universal stress protein produces the protein MYDCILVPTDGSPEVEHALEYAFDLARSHDATVRAIYVVDVAGYGNLPMEAALEGVGSALREDGERAVGRVEELAPEDIDVETTVLEGSPSRVIVNQAQPEECDLVVMGTHGRAGIDRLLLGSVTERVVRRAPVPVLAVHVDPTDDEGTRRDRKRVAVE, from the coding sequence ATGTACGATTGCATCCTCGTTCCGACCGACGGCTCGCCGGAGGTGGAACACGCTCTCGAGTACGCGTTCGATCTGGCTCGGAGTCACGACGCCACGGTGCGAGCGATTTACGTCGTCGACGTCGCGGGCTACGGAAACCTCCCGATGGAAGCCGCACTGGAAGGGGTCGGCAGCGCCCTCCGCGAGGACGGAGAGCGAGCGGTCGGTCGAGTCGAGGAACTCGCGCCGGAGGATATCGACGTCGAGACGACGGTGCTCGAGGGCTCTCCGAGCCGCGTCATCGTCAATCAGGCTCAGCCGGAGGAGTGCGACCTCGTCGTCATGGGAACGCACGGCCGGGCCGGCATCGACCGACTCCTGCTCGGCAGCGTCACCGAACGCGTCGTTCGCCGCGCGCCGGTACCGGTGCTGGCGGTCCACGTCGACCCGACCGACGACGAGGGGACTCGTCGGGATCGAAAACGCGTCGCCGTCGAGTAA
- a CDS encoding biotin--[acetyl-CoA-carboxylase] ligase: MNETRRAILEALSDGPVSGPELAESLDVSRAAVWKQIDGLRDAGFEIESGPTGYELVAVEAYTGPAVEFGLEAPFSVDYHETIGSTNNRARELAANGAADVAVLADEQTGSRGRLDREWSSPSGGVWVSIVSRPTITPAQAPLYTLAAAVAIARAAREAGVDARIKWPNDVVVPVGDDGDYRKLAGILTEMEGETDRVDWIIPGIGVNANIDVDALPEGATSIRDEAGDVDRRLFVQRLLEEFDDYRNDLETVIPAWRDLALTLGQRVRVDRPAGEVVGEAVDITDSGALVIETDDGQETVSAGDCEHLRPV; this comes from the coding sequence ATGAACGAGACGCGACGGGCGATCCTCGAGGCGCTGTCCGACGGGCCGGTCTCGGGGCCAGAGCTGGCCGAGTCGCTGGACGTCTCGCGGGCGGCCGTCTGGAAACAGATCGACGGCCTCCGCGACGCCGGCTTCGAGATCGAGAGCGGACCGACCGGCTACGAACTGGTCGCCGTCGAGGCGTACACCGGGCCGGCCGTCGAGTTCGGCCTCGAGGCGCCGTTTTCGGTCGACTACCACGAGACGATCGGGAGCACCAACAATCGCGCGCGCGAACTCGCCGCCAACGGAGCGGCGGATGTGGCCGTGTTAGCCGACGAACAGACTGGTAGCCGCGGCCGACTCGATCGCGAGTGGTCGTCACCCTCGGGCGGCGTCTGGGTGAGCATCGTCTCGCGGCCAACGATCACGCCCGCGCAAGCGCCGCTGTACACGCTCGCGGCCGCGGTCGCGATCGCTCGAGCGGCCCGCGAGGCCGGCGTCGACGCCCGGATCAAGTGGCCGAACGACGTGGTCGTCCCGGTGGGTGACGACGGCGACTACCGGAAGCTCGCGGGTATCCTCACCGAGATGGAAGGCGAGACGGATCGGGTCGACTGGATCATCCCCGGTATCGGTGTCAACGCCAACATAGACGTCGACGCGCTGCCGGAGGGGGCGACGAGTATCCGCGACGAGGCGGGCGACGTCGACCGACGCCTGTTCGTCCAGCGGTTGCTCGAGGAGTTCGACGACTACCGGAACGATCTCGAGACCGTCATACCGGCGTGGCGGGATCTGGCGCTGACGCTGGGCCAGCGCGTCAGGGTCGACCGGCCCGCGGGCGAGGTCGTCGGCGAGGCGGTCGATATCACCGACTCGGGAGCGCTCGTGATCGAGACGGACGACGGGCAGGAGACAGTCTCGGCGGGCGACTGCGAACACTTGCGGCCGGTCTGA
- a CDS encoding helix-turn-helix domain-containing protein: MSGSRSEKSVVEVEFRVDDPSYPFVDASETAGCLLDLEVLFPHSDGGFVEYFTVEGVPPERIPESIDDAADVDADPVARHADGGRLRFHVRGDCVAKTVVDFGAIPRTVEAAGGEGRLVAEVSSRADAVKLVDRVQREHPTVTATDCRDRRRSTPLFTRYDLSQTLIDALTDRQREVFLTAYMNGFYDWPRKHEASELAAKLGIAPATFSQHLRTAEGKIFSSLLDTDDERVFVE, encoded by the coding sequence ATGAGCGGAAGCCGGAGCGAGAAATCCGTCGTCGAAGTCGAGTTCCGCGTCGACGATCCGTCGTATCCGTTCGTCGACGCCTCGGAGACGGCAGGCTGCCTGCTCGACCTCGAAGTGCTCTTTCCCCATTCGGACGGCGGGTTCGTCGAGTACTTTACCGTCGAAGGCGTCCCGCCGGAGCGGATTCCCGAATCGATCGATGACGCCGCGGACGTCGACGCGGACCCCGTCGCCCGCCACGCCGACGGCGGGCGACTGCGGTTCCACGTCCGCGGCGACTGCGTCGCGAAGACGGTCGTCGATTTCGGGGCGATTCCCCGGACCGTCGAGGCCGCCGGCGGAGAGGGGCGGCTCGTCGCGGAGGTCTCGTCGCGAGCCGACGCCGTCAAACTCGTCGACCGAGTCCAGCGGGAGCATCCGACGGTGACCGCCACCGACTGTCGCGACCGGCGTCGATCGACGCCGCTCTTCACGCGCTACGACCTCTCGCAGACTCTCATCGACGCGCTGACGGACAGACAGCGGGAAGTGTTCCTGACGGCCTATATGAACGGGTTCTACGACTGGCCGCGAAAGCACGAGGCCAGCGAACTCGCCGCCAAACTGGGAATCGCGCCGGCCACCTTCTCACAGCACCTCCGAACCGCAGAAGGGAAGATCTTCAGCTCGCTCCTCGATACCGACGACGAGCGCGTGTTCGTCGAGTGA
- a CDS encoding tyrosine--tRNA ligase yields MDTYDLITRNAEEVVTDEEVRELADDPDGKRAYVGYEPSGVLHLGHLLTANKLIDLQEAGMEVVVLLADVHAYLNGKGTFEEIRETAERMKAQFIAYGLDEESTEFVYGSEFQLDEEYTLDLHELELSTTMNRAQRAMAEIQGDETAKVSHLVYPLMQTLDIEYLDLDLAVGGLDQRKVHMLAREKLPEVDYEVRPALHTPIVADLTSGEGKMSSSEGITISMEDSTEDLEEKVNSAYCPPTRDPEPDDDGNERENPVLELFEYHVFPRFDEIVVERPEKYGGDLTYEAYKSLAADLESGELHPADAKGTLASYLDELIAPGREKLHELRE; encoded by the coding sequence ATGGATACCTACGACCTGATCACCCGGAACGCCGAGGAGGTCGTCACCGACGAGGAGGTGCGCGAACTCGCCGACGATCCCGACGGCAAGCGCGCCTACGTCGGCTACGAGCCCTCCGGCGTGCTCCATCTCGGCCACCTGCTGACGGCGAACAAGCTCATCGATCTCCAGGAGGCCGGTATGGAGGTCGTCGTTCTGCTGGCCGACGTCCACGCCTACCTCAACGGGAAGGGGACCTTCGAGGAGATCCGCGAGACCGCCGAGCGAATGAAAGCCCAGTTCATCGCGTACGGACTCGACGAGGAGTCGACCGAGTTCGTCTACGGCTCCGAGTTCCAGCTCGACGAGGAGTACACGCTCGACCTCCACGAACTCGAGCTCTCGACGACGATGAACCGGGCCCAGCGTGCGATGGCAGAGATTCAGGGCGACGAGACGGCGAAGGTGAGCCACCTCGTCTACCCGCTGATGCAGACGCTCGACATCGAGTACCTCGATCTCGATCTGGCCGTCGGCGGGCTCGACCAGCGCAAGGTCCACATGCTCGCCCGCGAGAAGCTGCCCGAGGTCGACTACGAGGTTCGGCCCGCCCTCCACACCCCCATCGTCGCCGATCTCACCAGCGGCGAGGGGAAGATGTCCTCGAGCGAGGGGATCACCATCTCGATGGAGGACTCCACGGAGGACCTCGAGGAGAAGGTCAACTCGGCGTACTGCCCGCCGACCCGCGATCCGGAGCCGGACGACGACGGCAACGAGCGCGAGAACCCCGTCCTCGAACTGTTCGAGTACCACGTCTTCCCGCGGTTCGACGAGATCGTCGTCGAACGCCCCGAGAAGTACGGCGGGGATCTGACCTACGAGGCCTACAAGTCGCTGGCCGCGGACCTCGAGTCCGGGGAACTCCACCCCGCCGACGCGAAGGGGACGCTGGCGAGCTACCTCGACGAACTGATCGCGCCGGGTCGCGAGAAGCTCCACGAGCTTCGAGAGTAA
- a CDS encoding HalOD1 output domain-containing protein: MPGPTDPFDDDVVTRRTLDTSRDAPAIGLVEIVADVEGTDAMELAPIYDRADDLVADLFESPPEADADAELEFSYQGYRITVRQDGTVVIRDPSE; this comes from the coding sequence ATGCCCGGGCCGACCGATCCGTTCGACGACGACGTCGTTACGCGCCGAACCCTCGACACCTCGCGAGACGCCCCGGCGATCGGGCTCGTCGAGATCGTCGCCGACGTCGAGGGAACCGACGCGATGGAGCTCGCACCGATCTACGATCGGGCCGACGATCTGGTCGCCGACCTCTTCGAGTCGCCGCCCGAAGCCGACGCCGACGCGGAACTCGAGTTTTCCTACCAGGGATACCGAATCACCGTTCGACAGGACGGCACCGTCGTGATTCGGGACCCGTCGGAGTAG